The Streptomyces laurentii genome contains a region encoding:
- a CDS encoding hypothetical protein (DUF3039 domain containing protein [Streptomyces fulvissimus DSM40593];~Protein of unknown function (DUF3039); pfam11238;~UniProt-pubmed:11572948; UniProt-pubmed:12000953; UniProt-pubmed:20064060; UniProt-pubmed:21463507; UniProt-pubmed:18375553;~identified by MetaGeneAnnotator; putative): MSTLEPERGAGTGILVEPTPQVSRGDGDHERYAHYVQKDKIMASALEGTPVVALCGKVWVPGRDPKKYPVCPMCKEIYDSMGAGGDKDKGGKDKK; this comes from the coding sequence ATGAGCACTCTCGAGCCCGAGCGCGGGGCAGGTACGGGGATCCTCGTCGAGCCGACGCCGCAGGTGTCCCGCGGCGACGGCGACCACGAGCGCTACGCCCACTACGTCCAGAAGGACAAGATCATGGCGAGTGCCCTCGAGGGCACTCCCGTGGTGGCACTGTGCGGCAAGGTCTGGGTGCCCGGCCGCGACCCCAAGAAGTACCCGGTGTGCCCGATGTGCAAGGAGATCTACGACTCCATGGGCGCCGGCGGCGACAAGGACAAGGGCGGCAAGGACAAGAAGTAG
- a CDS encoding hypothetical protein (UPF0301 protein [Streptomyces pristinaespiralis ATCC25486];~Uncharacterized ACR, COG1678; cl00731;~identified by MetaGeneAnnotator; putative) has translation MSRMTEVSSLTGRLLVATPALADPNFDRAVVLLLDHDDEGSLGVVLNRPTPVTVGDVLAAWAGLAGEPGVVFQGGPVSLDAALGIAVIPGDEGPLGWRRVHGAIGLVDLEAPPELVGPALGALRIFAGYAGWGPGQLETELRDGAWYVVESEPGDVSHPRPDTLWRQVLRRQRGELAMVATYPDDPSLN, from the coding sequence ATGTCCCGCATGACGGAGGTGTCCTCGCTCACAGGCCGGCTGCTCGTCGCCACCCCCGCGCTCGCGGACCCCAATTTCGACCGCGCGGTGGTCCTGCTGCTCGATCACGACGACGAGGGCTCCCTCGGCGTGGTCCTCAACCGGCCCACCCCTGTGACGGTCGGCGACGTCCTCGCCGCCTGGGCCGGACTCGCCGGCGAACCCGGCGTCGTCTTCCAGGGCGGCCCCGTCTCGCTCGACGCCGCCCTCGGCATCGCCGTCATCCCCGGCGACGAGGGCCCGCTGGGCTGGCGCCGGGTGCACGGGGCGATCGGGCTCGTCGACCTGGAGGCCCCGCCCGAGCTCGTCGGCCCGGCCCTCGGCGCCCTGCGGATCTTCGCGGGGTACGCGGGATGGGGCCCGGGCCAGCTGGAGACCGAGCTGCGCGACGGCGCCTGGTACGTGGTCGAGTCCGAGCCCGGCGACGTCTCCCACCCGCGCCCGGACACGCTGTGGCGCCAGGTGCTGCGGCGGCAGCGCGGCGAGCTGGCGATGGTGGCCACGTACCCGGACGACCCGTCCCTCAACTGA
- a CDS encoding UDP-N-acetylglucosamine 1-carboxyvinyltransferase (UDP-N-acetylglucosamine 1-carboxyvinyltransferase [Streptomyces albus J1074];~UDP-N-acetylglucosamine 1-carboxyvinyltransferase; TIGR01072;~UDP-N-acetylglucosamine enolpyruvyl transferase catalyzes enolpyruvyl transfer as part of the first step in the biosynthesis of peptidoglycan, a component of the bacterial cell wall. The reaction is phosphoenolpyruvate +UDP-N-acetyl-D-glucosamine =...; cd01555;~hinge;~identified by MetaGeneAnnotator; putative) gives MTGTDDVLLVHGGTPLEGEIRVRGAKNLVPKAMVAALLGSGPSRLRNVPDIRDVRVVRGLLQLHGVTVRPGDEPGELIMDPTHVESANVADIDAHAGSSRIPILFCGPLLHRLGHAFIPGLGGCDIGGRPIDFHFDVLRKFGATIEKRADGQYLEAPQRLRGTKIALPYPSVGATEQVLLTAVLAEGVTELSNAAVEPEIEDLICVLQKMGAIIAMDTDRTIRITGVDQLGGYNHHALSDRLEAASWASAALATEGDIYVRGAQQRSMMTFLNTYRKVGGAFEIDDEGIRFWHPGGSLNAIALETDVHPGFQTDWQQPLVVALTQASGLSIVHETVYESRLGFTSALNQMGAHIQLYRECLGGSACRFGQRNFLHSAVVSGPTKLQGADLVIPDLRGGFSYLIAALAAQGTSRVHGIDLINRGYENFMEKLVELGAKVELPGSALV, from the coding sequence ATGACCGGCACTGACGATGTCCTGCTTGTCCACGGCGGCACCCCGCTGGAGGGCGAGATCCGCGTCCGAGGCGCGAAGAACCTCGTGCCCAAGGCGATGGTCGCCGCACTTCTCGGCAGCGGGCCGAGCCGACTGCGCAACGTGCCCGACATCCGCGACGTCCGCGTGGTCCGCGGGCTGCTCCAGCTGCACGGTGTGACCGTCCGCCCCGGCGACGAGCCGGGCGAGCTGATCATGGACCCGACGCACGTCGAGTCCGCCAACGTGGCCGACATCGACGCGCACGCCGGATCCTCCCGGATCCCGATCCTCTTCTGCGGCCCGCTGCTGCACCGCCTCGGCCACGCCTTCATACCCGGCCTGGGCGGCTGCGACATCGGCGGCCGGCCGATCGACTTCCACTTCGACGTGCTGCGCAAGTTCGGCGCCACGATCGAGAAGCGCGCCGACGGCCAGTACCTGGAGGCCCCGCAGCGGCTGCGCGGCACCAAGATCGCTCTCCCGTACCCCTCCGTGGGCGCGACCGAGCAGGTCCTGCTCACCGCCGTCCTCGCCGAGGGCGTCACCGAGCTGTCCAACGCGGCCGTGGAGCCGGAGATCGAGGACCTCATCTGCGTCCTGCAGAAGATGGGCGCGATCATCGCCATGGACACCGACCGGACCATCCGGATCACCGGTGTCGACCAGCTCGGCGGCTACAACCACCACGCCCTCTCCGACCGCCTGGAGGCGGCGTCCTGGGCGTCGGCGGCGCTGGCGACCGAGGGCGACATCTACGTGCGCGGCGCGCAGCAGCGCTCGATGATGACCTTCCTCAACACGTACCGGAAGGTCGGCGGCGCCTTCGAGATCGACGACGAGGGCATCCGCTTCTGGCACCCGGGCGGCTCGCTGAACGCGATCGCGCTCGAGACGGACGTGCACCCCGGTTTCCAGACCGACTGGCAGCAGCCGCTGGTGGTCGCGCTGACGCAGGCGTCGGGCCTGTCGATCGTGCACGAGACGGTGTACGAGTCGCGGCTCGGCTTCACCTCGGCGCTGAACCAGATGGGTGCCCACATCCAGCTGTACCGCGAGTGCCTGGGCGGCTCGGCCTGCCGCTTCGGCCAGCGCAACTTCCTGCACTCGGCGGTCGTCAGCGGCCCGACCAAGCTCCAGGGCGCCGACCTGGTCATCCCCGACCTGCGCGGCGGCTTCTCGTACCTGATCGCGGCCCTGGCGGCGCAGGGCACCAGCCGGGTGCACGGCATCGACCTGATCAACCGCGGCTACGAGAACTTCATGGAGAAGCTCGTGGAGCTGGGCGCCAAGGTCGAGCTGCCGGGCAGCGCGCTGGTCTGA